The Christiangramia forsetii KT0803 DNA segment ACTGTGAATAAATTATAAAATATAGAAAATGAAAAAATATTTAAAACTTGCAAGCTTAAGCGTACTCATCGCCGTAGGTTTGACATCATGTGAAGCTGATGATGATGGATATCGTGACGATCCTACTGAGATAGGAGGTTATGCTACTTTATCTGACAGATCTATTTCCCGTTTCGACAGAAACTCTGATCTTAACATCAACTTTTTCGCCACTGAAGCTGTAAGCGTGGAAAGTGTGGAGATTATCCAGGGCGGATCAGTGGTTGGAAACGCAACTGTATCCGGGGAAACAGCTACTTTTAATACATCAATCTTAGGGGATTTTACATTTCCAGATGATGACGGAGTGGATCAACAAACCGGATCTTATCCTATTAGAATAAGAACAACTTATTCCAATGGTGAAGTTTCTGAAGATCCCTTTACTGTAGGCGTAGAAAAAGTAATCTCTTTAGGTGATAATGCCACAGAGACTACTATGGACAGTTTATCTGCTGTGACTTTAAACTATGAAGTTTCTACATTCTCTGCTAACGTAGATGATGTTATGTTAGAATTAAAAAGAAACAGTGATGGAACTTTTATAGACAGCGACGTAGATGTAGCTACAGACGGAGGTTCTGTAATGCTAAGCGAAACCAACTTTGCTGATTTAAATCTTGGAGTTAACGATACTCTTTTTTATAAATTAACAGCTACAAGTGGCAACTTAACTGATATAACGAGCGGACAGGTTGCTATTACTCCTAAAGCTTTTACTAATTCAAATTCTGTTACATTATCAGATGATCTTACCATGAACCAGCTTGATCTGGCTACAGGTGCTATCTCGGGTGATGGTGAGGACAACGGAGCAGATATTCGTTTTCTTGACCCTACAGGATTTGAAGTTATTGATGGCTCAGATGTATCTTTTGTAAAACTCGATGAGGATTTTGATGCCGATGTATTAACTGCAAGAGCAGCTTATGAAGATGGAGATACTATAACTTCTGCAACAGACCTTGAAAATGGAGACATATTTGTTTATAAGGATACTAGAGATGTTGAAGATGAAGATGGTAATATAGAAACTCAAAACTTCTACGGTATATTTAGAATAGGAAGTGTTAGTGTAGTTGATGGTAATGCAGTTAGCTTTGACATTGATTACTCTGATGGATTTTAAGAAAAGTCATTCTTAGATTTTATTTCAAAACCACCCCTAACCGGGTGGTTTTTTTATATAAATATTTGCTTACCTAGCATTTAATATATCTTCATTAATTCATCCTAAAGAATATTATTTCAGAATTAATAGATAGGAAAACTGCTGAACTGAAAGAAAATTATTAAGAATATAAAATATTGATGTTTTCAATTTACTCATCAGTGATTCGTGCAAATGATTTAAAATTATTTAGTTTACAGCAATTTTTAACATATATTTTATTGATCATTAACATATTTATAGCATTTTTGATGCTGGCTAATTCAAACAAATTTAAAAATGAAAGCAAAATTTAGTAGTATTTTAACGCTATTACTGGCGTTTGTGGTGCAAATTACCTTTGCGCAGCAACAAACGATCACCGGTACGGTTACAGACGAGGATGGTCTGCCTCTGCCTGGAGTAAACGTTTTAATTAAAGGTACCAATACGGGTACTCAAACAGATTTCGACGGTAATTACTCTATTGGAGCAGAGCAGGGTGATATCCTTTCTTTCTCTTTTGTGGGATTACAAACCTCAGAGGTCACCGTTGGATCTTCCAACCAAATTAATGTCACCATGCAGGGAGATGCAGCTCAACTTGATGAAGTTGTAGTTACTGCTCTTGGAGTTCGAGCGACACCGCGGTCTGTTACTTATGCAGTAGAAGGTGTAACAGCTGAAGAAATTGAAAATACCGGGGAAACCAACCTGGTAAATTCGCTTTCCTCTAAAGCAGCTGGTGTAAATGTAGTAAGTGCATCTGGTTCTGTTGGGGCTTCTTCCAACATAAGGATTAGAGGGAACACTTCCATTAACAGATCAAACAGCCCATTATTTATTGTAGATGGGGTGCCAATTGACAACTCGAGTTCAGGAAATGGTGTTGGGGATGTAGACCAATCGAACAGAGCGATCGATATTAACCAGAATGATATTGCTTCTATCGATATTTTAAAAGGTACTGCCGCTCAAACACTTTATGGGTTGAGAGCTGCTAATGGAGTTGTGATAATCACCACCAAAAAAGGTCAGTCCGGAGCACCTACCGTAAATGTTTCTTCCACTATCCAGTTTAGTGAAGTAAATCAACTTCCAGATTTACAACAAGAATATGCCCAGGGAAGACCTGTAGAAGGGCAACCTACATATAGAGGCCCTGAAACTGGCGAAGGTTTTAGCTGGGGACCAAGGATATCTTCTTTGGAATATGATGGGGACACTTCTTACCCTTACAGCAGATTTGGAAGACTTGTACCTGAAGGGGAAGGTAATGGGATGCCTGCGATGGCATTTGATAAATCAGATTTTTTCGTGACTGGTGTGTTGAATGAACAAAACGTATCCGTTAGGGGAGGTTCTGAAAAAGTTAAATATTATATCTCCGGAGGCAAGCTAAATCAAACTGGTGTTGCTCCGAAAGAAGAATTTGATAGAAGATCTTTTAGAGGTGATATAAGTGCATCTCTTACAGATAATTTTGAAGTTTCTGCCAGTGGTAACTATATTAATTCAGGGGGGCGTCGTGTTCAAAGAGGATCTAATGTTTCCGGTATTATGCTTGGGCTTTTAAGAGCCACCCCTTCGTTTGATAATGGTAATGGTCTTGATGGTAGAGATGCTGCTAATACTCCTAGTAGCTACGAATTACCTGATGGCAGGCAACGAAGCTACAGAGGCGGGATTTATGACAACCCATACTGGACCGTAGCTAAGAATCCTTCATTCGACGATGTAAAACGTTTTATTGGTAGATTATCTTTTGAATATAAGCCTTTCGATTGGGCAACTGTTCAAGGTACTTATGGATATGATCAGTATTCTGATGTGAGAAAACAGGGTGTTGATATTAATAGTGCTGGGAACCCTCAGGGTCAGGTTTATGATTCAAACATTTTTAGTGAAGATATCAATACGCAATTACTGGTACTTTTTAATAAGAATATTTCTGAAAATATAACCTTCAATAGTATTCTTGGATATGATGGATTTAGAACAGAAAGTTTATTACGCGATGTTTTAGGAAATGGATTAACCATTCCCGGTTTCTTCAATGTTTCAAATACTGCCAGCCAAGCTACTTCAGAAAGTTTATTGAATAGAAGAAATCTAGACGCCTTTCTTTCAGAGGTGAAATTTGGGATCAATGAAACCCTATTTATTAATGGTGCCTTTAGAAATGACTGGTCTTCTACCCTTCCGGAGGATGACAACAGCTTTGTATCTTATAGCGCAGGGGTTTCTTTTGTATTCACTGAACTATTGAATAGTGGCTTTATGAATTACGGAAAACTTAGAGGTTCATATGGTAAAACTGGTAACGATGCACCAGCTTTTGGTACATTAACCTATTATAACGCAGCAACAACTGGAGGAGATGGGTTTATTGATGCAAATCAGTTTCCGATCTTTTCTACGGTAGCCTTTGAAAGATCAGCACAACAGGGTAAT contains these protein-coding regions:
- a CDS encoding SusC/RagA family TonB-linked outer membrane protein — encoded protein: MKAKFSSILTLLLAFVVQITFAQQQTITGTVTDEDGLPLPGVNVLIKGTNTGTQTDFDGNYSIGAEQGDILSFSFVGLQTSEVTVGSSNQINVTMQGDAAQLDEVVVTALGVRATPRSVTYAVEGVTAEEIENTGETNLVNSLSSKAAGVNVVSASGSVGASSNIRIRGNTSINRSNSPLFIVDGVPIDNSSSGNGVGDVDQSNRAIDINQNDIASIDILKGTAAQTLYGLRAANGVVIITTKKGQSGAPTVNVSSTIQFSEVNQLPDLQQEYAQGRPVEGQPTYRGPETGEGFSWGPRISSLEYDGDTSYPYSRFGRLVPEGEGNGMPAMAFDKSDFFVTGVLNEQNVSVRGGSEKVKYYISGGKLNQTGVAPKEEFDRRSFRGDISASLTDNFEVSASGNYINSGGRRVQRGSNVSGIMLGLLRATPSFDNGNGLDGRDAANTPSSYELPDGRQRSYRGGIYDNPYWTVAKNPSFDDVKRFIGRLSFEYKPFDWATVQGTYGYDQYSDVRKQGVDINSAGNPQGQVYDSNIFSEDINTQLLVLFNKNISENITFNSILGYDGFRTESLLRDVLGNGLTIPGFFNVSNTASQATSESLLNRRNLDAFLSEVKFGINETLFINGAFRNDWSSTLPEDDNSFVSYSAGVSFVFTELLNSGFMNYGKLRGSYGKTGNDAPAFGTLTYYNAATTGGDGFIDANQFPIFSTVAFERSAQQGNPNIRPEVTKEFEVGAEFRFWDSRIKLDVTYYDKETTDQIIPVDQPAVTGFTSRIVNAGVISNKGWEALLGIKPIQTENFTWDIDANFSTYENIVEELAENVESITLAGFTSTSSRVIAGEPYGAIFGSRFDRNENGEVLIGDNGFPLVNPEDGVIGDPTPDFNIGVRNTFSYKNFSLSALLDIREGGDVWCGTCGIIDYFGTSQKTAEQREITDFVFDGVNANTGETNTQEVALANPENGLGSYRWVRYGFGGVSEDYIYDSSWVRLREASLTYRLPSVLLDNSFLTGGSLTASARNLFVITDYPGIDPETNLTGASNGVGLDYFNQPNTKSYALTVKLNF